Proteins encoded by one window of Xanthomonas sp. DAR 80977:
- a CDS encoding glycerophosphodiester phosphodiesterase, giving the protein MMKPMVWLLGCSMALSSLTAAAEAAAPGTGKPLVIGHRGASALRPEHTLASYAKAIADGADYIEPDLVSSKDGALLARHENEIGATTDVAAHPEFAARKTVKQIDGQRVEGWFTEDFTLAELKTLRARERLPQLRGTAFDGQFQLLTFDEIIDFAAAESATRGRPIGLIPEIKHGTYFQSLGLAMEDKLLATLDAHAYTRSAPVVVQSFEIGNLEYLHRKLGDTHPNVRLVQLLGDPKERPGDQLRDGPTYAQMGSAQGLRAIARYAQLVSPGLRAIVPVGADGALAAPTSFVADAHAAGLLVVPYTFRPENYFLPKALQDAHGPAAVNATGSLAEMRAFLAAGVDGFFTDDPAVGRAAVDGTAVPRDR; this is encoded by the coding sequence ATGATGAAGCCGATGGTCTGGCTATTGGGATGTTCGATGGCGCTGTCGTCGCTGACCGCCGCGGCCGAGGCCGCGGCACCGGGTACGGGCAAACCGCTGGTGATCGGCCACCGCGGCGCCAGCGCGCTGCGCCCCGAGCACACGCTGGCGTCGTATGCCAAGGCCATCGCCGACGGCGCCGACTACATCGAGCCGGACCTGGTGTCGAGCAAGGACGGCGCATTGCTGGCGCGCCACGAGAACGAGATCGGCGCCACCACCGACGTGGCCGCGCATCCGGAATTCGCCGCGCGCAAGACGGTCAAGCAGATCGACGGGCAGCGCGTGGAGGGGTGGTTCACCGAGGACTTCACCCTGGCCGAGCTGAAGACGCTGCGCGCGCGCGAGCGCCTGCCGCAACTGCGCGGCACCGCCTTCGACGGCCAGTTCCAGTTGCTCACCTTCGACGAGATCATCGATTTCGCCGCGGCCGAGTCGGCCACGCGCGGGCGCCCGATCGGGCTGATCCCGGAGATCAAGCACGGCACCTATTTCCAGTCGCTGGGCCTGGCGATGGAGGACAAGCTGCTGGCCACGCTGGACGCGCATGCGTACACGCGCAGCGCGCCGGTGGTGGTGCAGTCGTTCGAGATCGGCAACCTGGAGTATCTGCACCGCAAGCTCGGCGACACCCATCCGAACGTGCGCCTGGTGCAGTTGCTGGGCGATCCGAAGGAGCGCCCCGGCGACCAGCTGCGCGATGGCCCCACGTATGCGCAGATGGGCAGCGCGCAGGGCCTGCGCGCCATCGCCAGGTACGCGCAACTGGTCAGCCCCGGCCTGCGCGCCATCGTCCCGGTCGGCGCCGACGGCGCACTGGCCGCACCGACCTCCTTCGTCGCCGATGCGCACGCGGCCGGACTGCTGGTGGTGCCGTACACGTTCCGCCCGGAGAATTACTTCCTGCCCAAGGCCTTGCAGGACGCGCACGGCCCGGCGGCGGTGAATGCCACCGGCAGCCTCGCCGAGATGCGCGCGTTCCTGGCCGCGGGCGTGGACGGCTTCTTCACCGACGACCCGGCGGTGGGGCGTGCCGCGGTGGATGGGACAGCGGTTCCGCGGGACCGTTAG
- a CDS encoding queuosine precursor transporter, whose amino-acid sequence MHPPSPSSPPTFAALTPRALLLAVLAMGAVVLLSNVLVQFPINDWLTWGAFSYPLAFLVSNLINRRFGPRAARRVAWCGFALAVLLSIWIATPRIAAASCLAFIAAQLLDITVFDRLRRGRWWRAPIVATTCSATLDTTIFWSIAFAGSALPWVSWAAGDLAVKLGIGVFLLAPFRALLWRTAPPAAADASATRAPQR is encoded by the coding sequence GTGCATCCGCCTTCCCCCTCATCGCCCCCCACGTTCGCCGCGCTGACCCCGCGCGCGCTGTTGCTGGCGGTGCTGGCGATGGGCGCGGTGGTGTTGCTGTCGAACGTGCTGGTGCAGTTCCCGATCAACGACTGGCTGACCTGGGGCGCCTTCAGCTATCCGCTGGCGTTCCTGGTCAGCAACCTGATCAATCGCCGCTTCGGCCCGCGTGCGGCGCGGCGCGTGGCCTGGTGCGGCTTCGCGCTGGCGGTGCTGCTGTCGATCTGGATCGCCACGCCGCGCATCGCCGCCGCCTCGTGCCTGGCGTTCATCGCCGCGCAATTGCTCGACATCACGGTGTTCGACCGCCTGCGCCGCGGCCGCTGGTGGCGTGCGCCGATCGTCGCCACCACCTGCAGCGCGACGCTGGACACGACGATCTTCTGGTCGATCGCCTTCGCCGGGTCGGCGCTGCCATGGGTCAGCTGGGCCGCCGGCGACCTGGCGGTGAAGCTGGGCATCGGCGTGTTCCTGCTGGCGCCGTTCCGCGCGCTGCTGTGGCGGACCGCGCCGCCGGCCGCCGCCGATGCATCGGCCACGCGCGCACCGCAGCGTTAG
- a CDS encoding acetyl-CoA hydrolase/transferase family protein — MSAERILHPRLRERIVTAEAAAALIQPGETVAMSGFTGSGYPKAVPIALAQRIEAAHLQGQAFKIRLMTGASTAPELDGALAKADGIALRMPFQTDPDARQRINAGTLDYIDIHLSHVAQHVWFGFYGEIDTAVVEVAGIREDGSLIPSTSIGNNKTWLDLAKKVIVEVNDWQPAGIDGMHDVYYGTALPPQRKPIPLLHADDRIGEPSLRCDPDKIVAVVRTHGPDRNSPFTPADATSERIAAHLIDFLKHEVGKGRLPANLLPLQSGVGNIPNAVLAGLASSGFRDLSAFTEVIQDGMLDLLRSGVLKVASCTGFALSPEANEEFKRNIDFYRERIILRTQEISNHPELVRRLGCIGMNGMIEADLYGNVNSTHVMGSRIMNGIGGSGDFARNGFLSIFLSPSTAKHGSISAIVPMVSHVDHTEHDVSIIVTEHGLADLRGLPPRHRARQLIDHCVDPSYRAQLEDYFDRALHHSYGKHTPHLLPEALSWHQRWLDTGTMHAAG; from the coding sequence ATGTCCGCCGAACGCATCCTCCACCCGCGCCTGCGCGAGCGCATCGTCACCGCCGAGGCCGCCGCGGCGCTGATCCAGCCCGGCGAGACGGTGGCGATGAGCGGCTTCACCGGCTCCGGCTACCCCAAGGCGGTGCCGATCGCGCTGGCGCAGCGGATCGAGGCGGCGCATCTGCAGGGCCAGGCGTTCAAGATCCGGCTGATGACCGGCGCCTCCACCGCGCCGGAACTGGACGGCGCGCTGGCCAAGGCCGACGGCATCGCCCTGCGCATGCCGTTCCAGACCGACCCGGACGCGCGCCAGCGCATCAACGCCGGCACCCTGGACTACATCGACATCCACCTCAGCCACGTCGCCCAGCACGTGTGGTTCGGCTTCTACGGCGAGATCGACACCGCGGTGGTGGAAGTGGCCGGCATCCGCGAAGACGGCAGCCTGATCCCGTCCACCTCGATCGGCAACAACAAGACCTGGCTGGACCTGGCCAAGAAGGTGATCGTCGAGGTCAACGACTGGCAGCCGGCCGGCATCGACGGCATGCACGACGTGTACTACGGCACCGCGCTGCCGCCGCAGCGCAAGCCGATCCCGCTGCTGCACGCCGACGACCGCATCGGCGAGCCGTCGCTGCGCTGCGACCCGGACAAGATCGTGGCGGTGGTGCGCACCCACGGCCCGGACCGCAACAGCCCGTTCACCCCGGCCGACGCCACCAGCGAGCGCATCGCCGCGCACCTGATCGACTTCCTCAAGCACGAAGTCGGCAAGGGCCGGCTGCCGGCCAACCTGCTGCCGCTGCAGTCCGGCGTGGGCAACATCCCCAACGCGGTGCTGGCCGGCCTGGCCAGCAGCGGCTTCCGCGACCTGAGCGCCTTCACCGAGGTGATCCAGGACGGCATGCTCGACCTGCTGCGCAGCGGCGTGCTGAAGGTGGCCTCGTGCACCGGCTTCGCGCTGAGCCCGGAGGCCAACGAGGAGTTCAAGCGCAACATCGATTTCTACCGCGAACGCATCATCCTGCGCACGCAGGAGATCTCCAATCATCCGGAGCTGGTGCGGCGACTGGGCTGCATCGGCATGAACGGCATGATCGAGGCCGACCTGTACGGCAACGTCAACTCCACCCACGTGATGGGCAGCCGCATCATGAACGGCATCGGCGGCTCCGGCGACTTCGCCCGCAACGGCTTCCTGTCGATCTTCCTCAGCCCCAGCACCGCCAAGCACGGCAGCATCTCGGCGATCGTGCCGATGGTCAGCCACGTGGACCACACCGAGCACGACGTCTCCATCATCGTCACCGAACACGGCCTGGCCGACCTGCGCGGCCTGCCGCCGCGGCACCGCGCGCGGCAGCTGATCGACCACTGCGTGGACCCGAGCTACCGCGCGCAGCTGGAAGACTATTTCGACCGCGCGCTGCACCACAGCTACGGCAAGCACACCCCGCACCTGCTTCCGGAGGCACTGTCCTGGCACCAGCGCTGGCTGGACACCGGCACGATGCACGCGGCGGGCTGA
- a CDS encoding GIY-YIG nuclease family protein, whose amino-acid sequence MADSTPWFLYLLECRNGSYYAGITLDLEARYQAHLRGTGAKYTRANPPLRLLASRAYPDRAAASRAEWALKQLPRARKLAFLSEPEPVPTPIDA is encoded by the coding sequence ATGGCCGACTCCACGCCCTGGTTCCTGTATCTGCTCGAATGCCGCAACGGCAGCTACTACGCGGGCATCACCCTGGACCTCGAGGCGCGCTACCAGGCGCATCTGCGCGGCACCGGCGCCAAGTACACCCGCGCCAATCCGCCGTTGCGGCTGCTGGCCAGCCGTGCCTATCCGGATCGCGCCGCCGCCTCGCGCGCCGAATGGGCGCTCAAGCAACTGCCGCGCGCACGCAAGCTGGCGTTCCTGAGCGAGCCCGAGCCGGTTCCGACGCCCATCGACGCATAA
- a CDS encoding TonB-dependent receptor, whose amino-acid sequence MPTHHLLSAAILAALLSSPLAAHAADAPVDGAATDARQLDTVSVIGQGETRQVQRITRQDVPVLPPGTSIQKLLNRIPGVNVQSNDAFGANEESQTVSLRGFNGTRLGYTLDGLPLGDNAYGNYNGLNISRALIAENFGGVELASGIGSLGTASTSNLGGTVQYFSDDPSTETGVRLSQTVGSDANRRTYLRLDTGEHNGFSAYLSGIYASADMWAKPESPTHTAQFNGKGVYQFDGGKITAFVDTSRTSQADYAYLSKSGLHRGLGWDWNLYAPDWQRALAAAYCAPATRDASRCGYSGGVDNIDDAYYQSRALRNDDLYYLAGDFQPSDTVSVHTQVYHHENEGQGHWWSPGQASNPGTPQALPISIRSTNYTINRTGGIASLGWDLGPHHLEAGVWYERNKHHVERNFYWIDGPIDDDLFLSGPDRRLFSQDYVITTKQAYVQGTFKLLDERLTLDIGAKSPHTTMTAHETPGIAVESPVANGTLKASEALLPQAGVSYRLAEGQEVFASYAENIAAFQGGGAGGPLLVTQASFDASVGALEPEKSKTFEAGYRLVRDQFEASLVGYDVTFDNRLLSLNPCPSIQQGTTPACTTRFFNVGSVSSRGGELTFIWKPSAHLQWYNSASVNRSTYDDNYVQNGVTIPTAGKYTVDTPKRMFTSEISWTYNGWNANLRGKYTGQRYYTYTNDQGFGGYTAFDAGTGYDFGAVSFLQDLKLSLNVTNLTDKRYASNLTAFSNSDPNGRSLAFHASAPRQVFLTLDARF is encoded by the coding sequence ATGCCTACCCATCACTTGCTGAGCGCGGCGATCCTCGCCGCGTTGCTGTCGTCGCCGCTGGCGGCGCACGCGGCGGACGCGCCGGTCGACGGCGCGGCGACCGACGCCCGCCAACTCGATACGGTCTCGGTGATCGGACAGGGCGAAACCCGCCAGGTGCAGCGCATCACCCGCCAGGACGTGCCGGTGCTGCCGCCGGGCACCAGCATCCAGAAGCTGCTCAACCGCATTCCCGGCGTCAACGTGCAGTCCAACGACGCGTTCGGCGCCAACGAGGAATCGCAGACGGTGAGCCTGCGCGGCTTCAACGGCACGCGCCTGGGCTATACGCTCGACGGCCTGCCGCTGGGCGACAACGCCTACGGCAACTACAACGGGCTGAACATCAGCCGCGCGCTGATCGCCGAGAACTTCGGCGGGGTGGAACTGGCCTCGGGCATCGGCAGCCTGGGCACCGCCTCCACCAGCAACCTCGGCGGCACCGTGCAGTATTTCTCGGACGATCCGTCCACCGAAACCGGCGTGCGCCTGTCGCAGACCGTGGGCTCGGACGCCAACCGCCGCACCTACCTGCGCCTGGACACCGGCGAGCACAACGGCTTCTCCGCGTACCTGTCCGGCATCTACGCCAGCGCCGACATGTGGGCCAAGCCGGAATCGCCGACCCACACCGCGCAGTTCAACGGCAAGGGCGTGTACCAGTTCGACGGCGGCAAGATCACCGCCTTCGTCGACACCTCGCGCACCTCGCAGGCCGACTACGCCTACCTGTCCAAGAGCGGCCTGCACCGCGGCCTGGGCTGGGACTGGAACCTGTACGCGCCGGACTGGCAGCGCGCGCTGGCCGCGGCCTACTGCGCGCCGGCCACCCGCGACGCCAGCCGCTGCGGCTACAGCGGCGGCGTGGACAACATCGACGACGCCTACTACCAGAGCCGCGCGCTGCGCAACGACGACCTGTATTACCTCGCGGGCGATTTCCAGCCCTCCGACACGGTGAGCGTGCACACCCAGGTCTACCACCACGAGAACGAAGGCCAGGGCCACTGGTGGTCGCCGGGCCAGGCCTCGAACCCGGGCACGCCGCAGGCGCTGCCGATCTCGATCCGCAGCACCAACTACACCATCAACCGCACCGGCGGCATCGCCTCGCTGGGCTGGGACCTTGGTCCGCACCACCTGGAAGCCGGCGTGTGGTACGAGCGCAACAAGCACCACGTGGAGCGCAACTTCTACTGGATCGACGGCCCGATCGACGACGACCTGTTCCTCAGCGGCCCGGACCGCCGGCTGTTCTCGCAGGACTACGTGATCACCACCAAGCAGGCCTACGTGCAGGGCACCTTCAAGCTGCTCGACGAGCGCCTGACCCTGGACATCGGCGCGAAGAGCCCGCACACCACGATGACCGCGCACGAGACGCCGGGGATCGCGGTGGAGTCGCCGGTCGCCAACGGCACGCTGAAGGCCAGCGAGGCGCTGCTGCCGCAGGCGGGCGTGAGCTATCGCTTGGCCGAAGGCCAGGAAGTGTTCGCCTCCTACGCCGAGAACATCGCCGCGTTCCAGGGTGGCGGCGCCGGCGGCCCGCTGCTGGTGACCCAGGCCTCGTTCGACGCCAGCGTCGGCGCGCTGGAGCCAGAGAAGTCGAAGACCTTCGAGGCCGGCTACCGCCTGGTGCGCGACCAGTTCGAGGCCTCGCTGGTCGGCTACGACGTCACCTTCGACAACCGCCTGCTCTCGCTCAACCCCTGCCCGAGCATCCAGCAGGGCACCACGCCGGCGTGCACCACGCGCTTCTTCAACGTCGGCTCGGTCAGCAGCCGCGGCGGCGAGCTGACCTTCATCTGGAAGCCGAGCGCGCACCTGCAGTGGTACAACTCGGCCTCGGTCAACCGCTCCACCTACGACGACAACTACGTGCAGAACGGGGTGACCATCCCCACCGCCGGCAAGTACACGGTGGACACGCCCAAGCGCATGTTCACCAGCGAGATCAGCTGGACCTACAACGGCTGGAACGCGAACCTGCGCGGCAAGTACACCGGCCAGCGCTACTACACCTACACCAACGACCAGGGCTTCGGCGGCTATACCGCGTTCGACGCCGGCACCGGCTACGACTTCGGCGCGGTGTCGTTCCTGCAGGACCTGAAGCTGTCGCTCAACGTGACCAACCTCACCGACAAGCGCTACGCCTCCAACCTCACCGCGTTCAGCAACAGCGATCCGAACGGGCGTTCGCTGGCCTTCCACGCCAGCGCGCCGCGGCAGGTGTTCCTGACCCTGGACGCGCGCTTCTGA
- the glnE gene encoding bifunctional [glutamate--ammonia ligase]-adenylyl-L-tyrosine phosphorylase/[glutamate--ammonia-ligase] adenylyltransferase, whose protein sequence is MPDSSLLVPDTVQPLLERSLARLRQALGARPWPGRAGFDGDLQRAVLASDFLLDTLCRQPALLDHLAQPDPPPLPVPPLDPAQPAAWPAQLRRYRAAASARLVWRDVLGLDDVDATLAGSTQLAEACLDVALRALEGEFALRHGVVRAADGSVQRLVVFGLGKLGGGELNFSSDVDLVYAYPQGGESDGARPLAAEEYFARLGQRLARLLDETTADGFSHRVDLRLRPFGSAGRVALSFAGMDHYFQREGRDWERYAWLKARAVAGDIAAGEDWLQTLRPFVYRRYLDFTALDGLREMKAAITAEVARHDRLDDIKRGPGGIREIEFLVQSLQLIRGGREPALRERRLLPALQALVAGGQVAAADGAALAHAYRFLRRVENRLQMLRDAQTHALPEDALDRARIALGLGYADWAQLYAALQVQRDRVAAEFAELLAPRVQAVAPDALASYWRGLPDDADAQVLAAAGFADADGADQALRGFVQSLGVRTLSDAARARLDRVLPALLHAAARSPQADAALHRVLGLLQAILRRASYLALLDEQPSALARLVDVLARSAFLSERLAAYPLLLDELLDSRVAGPMPDRVAMRRLCDGAVAAAGDDPEAALRGLNEARQALSFRIALAALDRRQPAVDSARQLAELAEGVVLTVLRLARADLVAAHGEVPGGSFAIVGYGSLGGIELGIGSDLDLVFLYDHAAGVEASAGPRPLESGRWFARLAQKVIALLGAVTGGGRLYDIDVRLRPDGGKGALVSSLASYTEYQRERAWTWEHQALVRARGVAGDADLLQRFEQVRAQTLARPRDAAQLREDVLKMRARMRAELDRSDAARFDLKQGAGGLVDLEFLLQAGVLLGAAQHPELTVPRATPALIDALAVSAWFDAPTAASLHEAHATLVDAGLACTLDRRPRLTAGTDAIARARAAITAAAQAKGLAFEPGRSER, encoded by the coding sequence ATGCCTGACTCTTCCCTGCTTGTCCCCGACACCGTGCAGCCCCTGCTCGAGCGCAGCCTGGCGCGGTTGCGCCAGGCCCTGGGCGCACGTCCCTGGCCCGGGCGCGCCGGGTTCGACGGCGACCTGCAGCGCGCCGTGCTCGCCAGCGATTTCCTGCTCGACACGCTGTGCCGGCAACCGGCGCTGCTTGATCACCTGGCTCAGCCCGATCCGCCGCCGCTGCCGGTGCCGCCGCTGGATCCGGCGCAGCCGGCGGCGTGGCCGGCGCAGCTGCGCCGCTATCGCGCCGCCGCCTCGGCGCGGCTGGTGTGGCGCGACGTGCTGGGCCTGGACGACGTCGATGCGACCCTGGCCGGCAGCACGCAGCTGGCCGAGGCCTGCCTGGACGTGGCGCTGCGGGCGCTGGAAGGCGAATTCGCGCTGCGCCACGGCGTGGTCCGCGCCGCCGACGGCAGCGTGCAGCGGCTGGTGGTGTTCGGCCTGGGCAAGCTCGGCGGCGGCGAACTGAATTTCTCTTCGGACGTGGACCTGGTCTACGCCTATCCGCAGGGCGGCGAGTCCGATGGCGCGCGCCCGCTCGCCGCCGAGGAATATTTCGCCCGGCTCGGCCAGCGCCTGGCGCGGCTGCTGGACGAGACCACCGCCGACGGCTTCTCGCATCGCGTGGACCTGCGCCTGCGTCCGTTCGGCAGCGCCGGGCGGGTGGCGCTGTCGTTCGCCGGCATGGACCACTACTTCCAGCGCGAGGGCCGCGACTGGGAGCGCTACGCATGGCTGAAGGCGCGCGCGGTGGCCGGCGACATCGCCGCCGGCGAGGACTGGTTGCAGACGCTGCGCCCGTTCGTGTACCGGCGCTACCTCGACTTCACCGCGCTCGACGGGCTGCGCGAGATGAAGGCGGCGATCACCGCCGAGGTCGCGCGCCACGACCGCCTGGACGACATCAAGCGCGGACCCGGCGGCATCCGCGAGATCGAATTCCTGGTGCAGTCGCTGCAGCTGATCCGTGGCGGCCGCGAACCGGCGCTGCGCGAGCGCCGCTTGTTGCCGGCCTTGCAGGCGCTGGTCGCCGGTGGCCAGGTCGCCGCTGCGGATGGCGCCGCGCTGGCCCACGCCTACCGCTTCCTGCGCCGGGTCGAGAACCGCCTGCAGATGCTGCGCGACGCGCAGACCCATGCGTTGCCCGAGGATGCGCTGGACCGCGCGCGCATCGCGCTCGGTCTCGGTTACGCCGACTGGGCGCAGCTGTATGCCGCGCTGCAGGTGCAGCGCGACCGCGTCGCCGCCGAGTTCGCCGAGTTGCTGGCGCCGCGGGTGCAGGCGGTGGCGCCGGATGCGCTGGCCAGCTACTGGCGTGGCCTGCCGGACGACGCGGATGCGCAGGTGCTGGCCGCGGCCGGATTTGCCGATGCCGACGGCGCCGACCAGGCGCTGCGCGGTTTCGTGCAGTCGCTGGGCGTGCGCACGCTGTCGGACGCGGCACGCGCGCGCCTGGACCGGGTGCTGCCCGCGCTGCTGCACGCCGCCGCGCGTTCGCCGCAGGCCGACGCCGCGTTGCACCGCGTGCTCGGCCTGCTGCAGGCGATCCTGCGCCGCGCCAGCTACCTGGCCTTGCTCGACGAACAGCCCAGCGCGCTGGCGCGGCTGGTCGACGTGCTGGCGCGCAGCGCGTTCCTGTCCGAACGCCTGGCCGCGTATCCGCTGCTGCTCGACGAACTGCTCGACAGCCGCGTCGCCGGGCCGATGCCGGACCGGGTGGCGATGCGGCGGCTGTGCGACGGCGCGGTCGCCGCGGCCGGAGACGATCCGGAAGCCGCGCTGCGCGGCCTCAACGAAGCGCGCCAGGCGCTGAGCTTCCGCATCGCGCTGGCCGCGCTGGACCGGCGCCAGCCGGCGGTCGACAGCGCCCGCCAGCTTGCCGAGCTGGCCGAAGGCGTGGTGCTCACGGTGCTGCGCCTGGCCCGCGCCGACCTGGTCGCGGCGCATGGCGAGGTGCCCGGCGGCAGCTTCGCCATCGTCGGCTACGGCAGCCTCGGCGGCATCGAACTGGGCATCGGCTCGGACCTGGACCTGGTGTTCCTGTACGACCATGCCGCCGGCGTGGAGGCCTCCGCCGGGCCGCGGCCGCTGGAGAGCGGGCGCTGGTTCGCGCGGCTGGCGCAGAAGGTGATCGCCCTGCTCGGCGCGGTCACCGGCGGCGGCCGCCTGTACGACATCGACGTGCGCCTGCGCCCGGACGGCGGCAAGGGCGCGCTGGTGTCGTCGCTGGCCAGCTATACCGAGTACCAGCGCGAGCGCGCCTGGACCTGGGAGCACCAGGCGCTGGTGCGCGCGCGTGGCGTGGCCGGCGACGCCGACCTGCTGCAACGTTTCGAGCAGGTACGGGCGCAGACCCTGGCGCGCCCGCGCGACGCGGCGCAATTGCGCGAGGACGTGCTGAAGATGCGCGCACGCATGCGCGCCGAGCTGGACCGCAGCGATGCCGCACGCTTCGACCTGAAGCAGGGCGCCGGCGGCCTGGTCGACCTGGAGTTCCTGCTGCAGGCCGGCGTGCTGCTCGGCGCCGCGCAGCACCCGGAGCTGACCGTGCCGCGCGCTACGCCGGCGCTGATCGACGCATTGGCGGTCAGCGCATGGTTCGATGCGCCGACTGCCGCCAGTTTGCACGAGGCGCACGCGACGCTGGTCGACGCCGGTCTGGCCTGCACGCTGGACCGGCGCCCGCGGCTGACCGCTGGCACCGACGCGATCGCGCGCGCGCGCGCGGCGATCACCGCCGCGGCGCAGGCCAAGGGGCTGGCATTCGAGCCGGGGCGCAGCGAGCGATAG
- a CDS encoding S53 family peptidase, producing the protein MIDRIRRRPLLAAVLSGGMLVFGSAHAAQDATDARLAAMSATLRAAPVTFDVHLPLRDEAGLDALLADIQDPVSPHYHHWLSRAEFDSRFAPLPAQVERVRSALQAAHMSVAQQGATLHVSASADNVERLFSAPLAVDLPEGGQARLAATGTLQLPAALRDSGAVVTGLTGGLPMRHVHSQRLRQLDPANRNGRDGVYAYNDLKQAYGYPSYQSMIGPPGQQRRLDGTGTTIAILISSDVLDSDIDALFNEENFSRYAAGHANPKLYARRYVAGAKPGVNDEGGAGGEAALDVEMALAGAPGAHVLLYVIPDLSDASLIAGYRQIVQDNEADVVSSSFGGCELYYTKAYNDGRDFTASFHTMDAIFKQGNAQGISFIASSGDNAGVACADTHYAVDGKDGHFVAGVEHPAADAYVTAVGGGNLATNYQKGSLDSSYRTESAYADPLLTADYYGVGALLAGGYWGAGGGVSTLFQRPAYQLRALGGTRQSMRALPDVGMLVGGCPDTAKQPCRQGRAPYASSVLSVYQGGFYSTIGTSVAAPEFAGVAALLVEKQGRQGNLNDYLYRLAANYPQAFHRDIPGYNGVVDNNVPLKGKYNYTVGLGTPVVRALIGALDAAPAGVPRSPSNP; encoded by the coding sequence ATGATCGATCGTATTCGCCGCCGCCCGTTGCTGGCCGCCGTGTTGTCCGGGGGCATGCTCGTGTTCGGCAGTGCCCATGCCGCGCAGGACGCCACCGATGCCAGGCTTGCCGCCATGTCCGCCACCTTGCGCGCCGCACCCGTCACCTTCGACGTGCACCTGCCGTTGCGCGACGAAGCCGGCCTGGACGCGTTGCTGGCGGATATCCAGGATCCGGTGTCGCCGCACTACCATCACTGGCTGTCGCGCGCCGAGTTCGACAGCCGCTTCGCGCCGTTGCCGGCCCAGGTCGAACGCGTGCGCTCGGCCTTGCAGGCCGCGCACATGTCGGTGGCGCAGCAGGGCGCGACGCTGCACGTGAGCGCCAGCGCCGACAACGTGGAGCGCCTGTTCTCCGCGCCGTTGGCGGTGGACCTGCCCGAGGGCGGGCAGGCCAGGCTCGCCGCCACCGGCACGTTGCAGCTGCCGGCGGCGCTGCGCGACAGCGGCGCGGTGGTCACCGGCCTGACCGGCGGATTGCCGATGCGCCATGTGCATTCGCAGCGGCTGCGGCAGCTCGATCCGGCCAACCGCAATGGCCGCGACGGCGTCTATGCGTACAACGATCTCAAGCAGGCCTACGGCTATCCGTCCTACCAGAGCATGATCGGCCCGCCCGGCCAGCAGCGCCGCCTCGACGGGACCGGCACCACCATCGCGATCCTGATCTCCAGCGACGTGCTGGATTCGGACATCGATGCGCTGTTCAACGAAGAGAATTTCAGCCGCTACGCCGCCGGCCATGCCAATCCGAAACTGTACGCGCGCCGCTATGTGGCCGGCGCCAAGCCGGGCGTCAACGACGAGGGCGGCGCGGGTGGCGAGGCGGCGCTGGACGTGGAGATGGCGCTGGCCGGCGCACCGGGCGCGCATGTCCTGCTGTACGTGATCCCCGACCTGTCCGATGCATCGCTCATCGCCGGCTACCGGCAGATCGTGCAGGACAACGAGGCGGATGTGGTCAGCTCCTCGTTCGGCGGTTGCGAGCTGTACTACACCAAGGCGTACAACGATGGTCGCGACTTCACCGCCAGTTTCCATACGATGGATGCGATCTTCAAGCAGGGCAACGCGCAAGGCATCAGCTTCATCGCCTCCAGCGGCGACAATGCCGGGGTGGCGTGCGCGGATACGCACTATGCGGTCGACGGCAAGGACGGCCACTTCGTTGCCGGCGTCGAGCATCCGGCGGCCGATGCCTATGTGACCGCGGTCGGCGGCGGCAACCTGGCCACCAACTACCAGAAGGGCTCGCTGGATTCCAGCTACCGCACCGAAAGCGCCTATGCCGATCCGCTGCTGACCGCGGACTACTACGGCGTGGGCGCGCTGCTGGCCGGTGGCTATTGGGGCGCCGGCGGCGGGGTGAGCACTTTGTTCCAGCGTCCGGCCTATCAGCTGCGCGCGCTGGGCGGCACCCGCCAGTCGATGCGTGCATTGCCCGATGTCGGCATGCTGGTCGGCGGCTGCCCCGACACCGCAAAGCAGCCGTGCCGGCAAGGCAGGGCGCCGTACGCAAGTTCGGTGCTGTCGGTCTACCAGGGCGGGTTCTATTCGACGATCGGCACCAGCGTCGCCGCGCCCGAGTTCGCGGGCGTGGCTGCGCTGCTGGTGGAGAAGCAGGGGCGCCAGGGCAATCTCAACGATTACCTGTACCGGCTGGCGGCGAACTACCCGCAGGCCTTCCATCGCGATATCCCCGGCTACAACGGCGTGGTCGACAACAATGTGCCGCTCAAGGGCAAGTACAACTACACGGTCGGCCTGGGCACGCCGGTGGTGCGCGCGCTGATCGGCGCATTGGATGCCGCGCCGGCCGGCGTGCCGCGCTCGCCCAGCAATCCCTGA